One Paracoccaceae bacterium genomic region harbors:
- a CDS encoding NAD-dependent succinate-semialdehyde dehydrogenase: protein MLDSVTDLASMLKDTSLLATRAYVAGEWINADDGSTFPVVNPARGDVIAHVPNLGRAETARAIAAAAEAMKDWAARPAKERANLLRAWFNLMMENQEDLGKILTAEMGKPLAEAKGEVAYGASFIEWFAEEAKRIYGETIPGHMRDKRITVLRQPIGVVGSITPWNFPNAMITRKCGPALAAGCGFVGRPAAETPLSALALAVLADRAGLPGGIFSIITSKRSSDIGKEFCENPQVRKLTFTGSTEVGRILLRQAADQVLKCSMELGGNAPFIVFDDADLDAAVTGAMASKFRNNGQTCVCANRIYVQAGVYDAFAEKLAAALSRTRVGDGLTEAVEFGPLVNMAAVDKVEEHIADAVSKGGKVVAGGKRHALGGSFFEPTIITGVTQAMAVAQEETFGPVAPLFRFETEEQAIAHANDTIFGLAAYFYARDIGRVTRVQEALEYGIVGVNTGIISTEVAPFGGVKQSGLGREGSRHGIEDYLEMKYICLSV from the coding sequence ATGCTCGATTCCGTCACCGATCTTGCCTCGATGCTGAAGGACACGTCGCTTCTGGCGACCCGCGCCTATGTCGCCGGAGAATGGATAAATGCCGACGACGGCTCGACTTTTCCTGTGGTGAACCCGGCCCGGGGCGATGTGATCGCCCATGTGCCGAACCTCGGCCGGGCCGAGACCGCCCGCGCGATCGCCGCTGCCGCCGAGGCGATGAAGGATTGGGCCGCCCGCCCCGCCAAGGAACGCGCCAACCTGCTGCGCGCGTGGTTCAACCTGATGATGGAAAACCAGGAGGATCTGGGAAAGATCCTGACCGCCGAGATGGGCAAGCCGCTGGCCGAGGCCAAGGGTGAAGTCGCCTATGGCGCCAGCTTCATCGAATGGTTCGCCGAAGAGGCCAAGCGCATCTACGGCGAAACCATCCCCGGCCACATGCGCGACAAGCGCATCACCGTCCTGCGCCAACCCATTGGCGTCGTTGGATCAATCACGCCGTGGAACTTTCCCAACGCGATGATCACCCGCAAGTGCGGCCCGGCCCTTGCGGCGGGATGCGGCTTTGTCGGGCGGCCTGCGGCGGAAACGCCGCTGTCGGCCCTGGCCCTGGCCGTGCTTGCCGACCGGGCAGGGCTGCCCGGGGGCATCTTCTCGATCATCACCTCGAAGCGGTCGTCCGACATCGGCAAGGAATTCTGCGAGAACCCGCAGGTCAGGAAGCTCACCTTCACCGGCTCGACCGAGGTGGGGCGCATCCTGCTGCGGCAGGCGGCCGACCAGGTGCTGAAATGCTCCATGGAACTGGGCGGCAACGCCCCCTTCATCGTATTCGACGATGCCGATCTGGATGCGGCCGTGACGGGCGCGATGGCCTCGAAGTTCCGCAACAACGGCCAGACCTGCGTCTGCGCCAACCGCATCTATGTACAGGCGGGCGTCTATGACGCCTTTGCCGAGAAACTGGCGGCGGCCCTGTCCAGGACCCGCGTGGGCGATGGCCTGACCGAGGCGGTGGAGTTCGGCCCGCTGGTCAACATGGCGGCCGTCGACAAGGTCGAGGAACACATCGCCGACGCCGTATCCAAGGGCGGCAAGGTCGTCGCGGGCGGCAAGCGCCACGCGCTCGGCGGCTCGTTCTTCGAACCCACGATCATCACCGGCGTGACCCAGGCGATGGCCGTGGCGCAAGAGGAAACCTTTGGCCCGGTGGCGCCGCTGTTCCGCTTCGAGACCGAGGAACAGGCCATTGCGCATGCCAATGACACGATCTTCGGGCTTGCCGCCTATTTCTACGCCCGCGACATCGGCCGCGTGACCCGGGTGCAGGAGGCGCTTGAATACGGGATCGTCGGGGTGAACACCGGCATCATCTCGACCGAGGTCGCGCCCTTCGGCGGCGTCAAGCAATCGGGGCTCGGGCGGGAAGGGTCGCGCCACGGGATCGAGGACTATCTCGAGATGAAATACATCTGCCTGTCGGTGTGA
- a CDS encoding iron-containing alcohol dehydrogenase: MKLKANWSYPTAVKFGAGRIAELADHCKAAGIARPLLVTDRGLAALPIAARALDVLEGGGLGRAMFSGVDANPTDRNMAEGLAAYRAGGHDGVVAFGGGSALDLGKMIALMVDQPVSVWELEDVGDWWTRANPATIAPVIAVPTTAGTGSEVGRAGVLTNSADHVKKVIFHPKLMPVVTICDPELTVGMPRFITAGTGMDAFAHCLEAYSSTYFHPMSQGIALEGLRLVNDYLPRAYDTPDDLEARGQMMAAAAMGAVAFQKGLGAIHALSHPVGALYNTHHGTTNAVVMPMVLDFNRPLVEDRLARAADYLGIRGGFDGFRDRVMELRAMFGIPTGLAAMGVRAADLDRLTAMALADPTAGGNPREMTAENTRALFEACL; this comes from the coding sequence ATGAAGCTCAAGGCCAACTGGTCCTATCCCACGGCCGTGAAATTCGGCGCGGGCCGCATCGCGGAACTGGCCGACCACTGCAAGGCGGCGGGCATCGCGCGGCCGCTGCTGGTCACCGACCGCGGGCTTGCCGCCCTGCCCATCGCCGCCCGCGCGCTCGACGTGCTGGAAGGCGGCGGGCTGGGCCGCGCGATGTTCTCGGGGGTCGACGCCAACCCGACCGACCGCAACATGGCCGAGGGGCTCGCGGCCTACCGCGCGGGCGGCCATGACGGTGTCGTGGCCTTCGGCGGCGGTTCGGCGCTCGATCTCGGCAAGATGATCGCGCTGATGGTCGACCAGCCGGTCAGCGTCTGGGAGCTTGAGGACGTGGGCGACTGGTGGACGCGCGCCAACCCCGCGACCATCGCCCCCGTCATCGCCGTGCCCACCACCGCGGGCACCGGGTCCGAGGTGGGGCGCGCGGGCGTGCTGACCAATTCGGCCGACCACGTGAAGAAGGTGATCTTCCACCCCAAGCTGATGCCCGTGGTCACCATCTGCGACCCCGAGCTGACCGTCGGGATGCCCAGGTTCATTACCGCCGGAACCGGCATGGATGCCTTCGCGCATTGCCTCGAAGCCTACAGCAGCACCTATTTCCACCCGATGAGCCAGGGCATCGCCCTGGAGGGGCTGCGGCTGGTCAACGACTACCTGCCGCGCGCCTACGACACCCCCGACGACCTCGAGGCGCGGGGCCAGATGATGGCCGCCGCCGCCATGGGTGCCGTGGCCTTCCAGAAGGGCCTGGGCGCGATCCACGCGCTCAGCCATCCGGTCGGCGCGCTCTACAACACCCACCACGGCACCACCAATGCCGTGGTCATGCCCATGGTGCTCGATTTCAACCGCCCGCTGGTCGAGGACCGGCTGGCCCGCGCCGCCGACTACCTCGGCATCCGTGGCGGGTTCGACGGGTTCCGCGACCGCGTGATGGAACTGCGCGCGATGTTCGGCATTCCGACCGGGCTCGCCGCCATGGGCGTCAGGGCGGCCGATCTCGACCGGCTGACGGCGATGGCGCTTGCCGATCCCACGGCGGGCGGCAACCCGCGCGAGATGACGGCGGAAAACACCCGCGCGCTGTTCGAGGCCTGCCTCTAG
- a CDS encoding glutamine synthetase gives MPGTMTLEALREAVGKGTIDTVLVAGIDMQGRLMGKRFHAAHFVDNHEETHCCDYLLAIDMEMNPVPGYKSASWEKGYGDYVMKPDLATLRPLPWLPGTALVLCDLLDHHTHAEVAVSPRAILKRQVARARALGFDAMMATELEFYIFENSYEGLRDSLRDHGAITGLRPVSAYNEDYHLFQTTKEEEVLRAVRNGLYGAGVPVECTKGEADAGQAEVNVRYSDALDTADNHTITKTAVKEIAWSRGRSVTFMAKYDHRKAGSSSHIHQSLWTLDGKPAFRDEADAHGMSATMKQFLAGQLAHAEELAAFLAPYVNSYKRFCVGLFAPTKAVWSRDNRTAGFRVCGEGTRGIRIECRIGGADLNPYLACAGLLAAGLAGIEGNYALEPEQRGDMYSATGIREIPRTLREAADRLDGSSMLRAALGDAVVDHYAHAARWEIAETDRVVTDFELARLLERA, from the coding sequence ATGCCGGGGACGATGACGCTGGAAGCGCTGCGCGAGGCGGTGGGCAAGGGCACGATCGACACGGTGCTGGTCGCCGGGATCGACATGCAGGGTCGTCTGATGGGCAAGCGGTTCCACGCGGCGCATTTCGTCGACAACCACGAAGAGACGCATTGCTGCGACTACCTGCTGGCCATCGACATGGAGATGAACCCCGTTCCGGGCTACAAGTCGGCCAGCTGGGAAAAGGGCTATGGCGACTATGTCATGAAGCCCGACCTCGCCACCCTGCGCCCGCTGCCCTGGCTGCCGGGCACCGCGCTTGTGCTGTGCGACCTGCTGGACCATCACACCCATGCCGAGGTGGCCGTCAGCCCGCGCGCGATCCTGAAGCGCCAGGTGGCCCGCGCGCGCGCGCTCGGCTTTGACGCGATGATGGCGACCGAACTGGAGTTCTACATCTTCGAGAACAGCTACGAGGGTCTGCGCGACAGCCTGCGCGACCATGGCGCGATCACCGGCCTGCGTCCGGTCAGCGCCTACAACGAGGATTACCACCTGTTCCAGACCACCAAGGAGGAAGAGGTGCTGCGCGCCGTGCGGAACGGCCTCTACGGCGCCGGCGTGCCCGTCGAATGCACCAAGGGCGAGGCCGACGCAGGCCAGGCCGAGGTCAACGTGCGCTATTCCGACGCGCTCGACACCGCCGACAACCACACGATCACCAAGACCGCCGTCAAGGAAATCGCCTGGTCCAGGGGCCGCAGCGTCACCTTCATGGCCAAGTACGACCACCGCAAGGCCGGGTCGTCCAGCCATATCCATCAGTCGCTCTGGACGCTGGATGGCAAGCCCGCGTTCCGCGACGAAGCCGATGCGCATGGCATGTCGGCCACGATGAAGCAGTTTCTCGCCGGGCAACTGGCCCATGCCGAGGAACTGGCGGCCTTCCTGGCCCCCTATGTCAACAGCTACAAGCGCTTCTGCGTGGGGCTCTTCGCCCCCACCAAGGCGGTCTGGAGCCGCGACAACCGCACCGCGGGGTTCCGCGTCTGCGGCGAGGGGACCCGGGGCATCCGCATCGAATGCCGCATCGGCGGGGCCGACCTGAACCCCTATCTCGCCTGCGCCGGCCTGCTGGCGGCCGGACTGGCGGGGATCGAGGGCAACTATGCGCTCGAACCCGAACAGCGCGGCGACATGTATTCGGCAACCGGCATCCGCGAAATCCCCAGGACCCTGCGCGAGGCCGCCGACCGGCTGGACGGCTCGTCGATGCTGCGCGCCGCGCTCGGCGACGCGGTGGTGGACCACTACGCCCACGCCGCCCGCTGGGAGATCGCCGAGACCGATCGCGTGGTCACCGATTTCGAACTGGCGCGGCTTCTGGAACGCGCCTGA
- a CDS encoding aldehyde dehydrogenase family protein — protein sequence MKPIQLISPVDGSIYAERMPLTPEAAAAAVARARAAQPAWAALPLADRIARVRAGVEALNAMKPEVVPELAWQMGRPTRYGGEFGGVNERTAYMSGIAEAALAPMVAEDSDRFRRLIAREPVGVVFVVAPWNYPYLTAINTIVPALIAGNSVVLKHASQTLLAGDRLAQAFHAGGVPDDVFQNIVLDHATTEGLIAARSFGFVNFTGSVAGGAAIERAAAGTFTPLGLELGGKDPGLVLPDADLDAAVDSLMDGAFYNAGQCCCGIERVYVHRSMFDSFVEKSVAWVGQLRLGNPLDAATTLGPMANRRFAAVVRAQTAEAIAAGARPLIDPANHPADDGGAYLAPQILVDVDHSMRVMREESFGPVVGIMPYSTESEAIALMNDSPYGLTCSVWTADPERAAAIGAQVETGTVFMNRCDYLDPALTWTGVKDTGRGTSLSHLGFQSVTRAKSYHLKKVTK from the coding sequence ATGAAACCCATCCAGCTGATCTCACCCGTGGACGGCAGCATCTATGCCGAACGCATGCCCCTGACCCCCGAGGCCGCCGCCGCCGCCGTGGCCCGTGCCAGGGCCGCGCAGCCCGCCTGGGCGGCGCTGCCGCTGGCCGACCGGATTGCCCGCGTCAGGGCGGGCGTCGAGGCGCTGAACGCGATGAAGCCCGAGGTCGTCCCAGAACTCGCCTGGCAGATGGGCCGCCCGACCCGCTATGGCGGCGAATTCGGCGGGGTGAACGAACGCACGGCCTACATGTCGGGCATCGCCGAGGCTGCGCTGGCCCCCATGGTGGCCGAGGACAGCGACCGTTTCCGCCGCCTGATCGCACGCGAACCCGTCGGCGTCGTTTTTGTCGTGGCGCCGTGGAACTACCCCTACCTGACCGCCATCAACACCATCGTGCCCGCGCTGATCGCGGGCAATTCCGTGGTGCTGAAACATGCGTCCCAGACCCTGCTGGCGGGCGACCGGCTGGCGCAGGCGTTCCACGCCGGCGGCGTGCCGGATGACGTGTTCCAGAACATCGTGCTCGACCACGCCACCACCGAAGGGCTGATCGCCGCGCGGTCCTTCGGCTTTGTCAACTTCACCGGCTCGGTGGCCGGGGGCGCCGCCATCGAACGCGCGGCAGCGGGCACCTTCACGCCGCTCGGTCTCGAACTCGGCGGCAAGGACCCGGGGCTGGTGCTGCCCGACGCCGATCTCGACGCGGCGGTCGACAGCCTGATGGACGGCGCCTTCTACAACGCCGGGCAATGCTGCTGCGGGATCGAGCGGGTCTATGTGCACCGGTCGATGTTCGACAGCTTCGTCGAGAAGTCGGTGGCCTGGGTCGGCCAGCTGCGCCTCGGCAACCCGCTGGATGCCGCCACCACCCTCGGTCCGATGGCCAACCGCCGCTTTGCCGCCGTGGTGCGCGCCCAGACGGCCGAGGCCATCGCCGCCGGTGCCCGGCCCCTGATCGACCCCGCCAACCACCCCGCCGATGACGGCGGCGCCTACCTGGCCCCGCAGATCCTCGTCGACGTCGACCATTCGATGCGGGTGATGCGCGAGGAATCCTTCGGCCCGGTCGTCGGCATCATGCCCTATTCCACCGAATCCGAGGCGATCGCCCTGATGAACGATTCGCCCTACGGGCTGACCTGCTCGGTCTGGACGGCCGATCCCGAACGCGCGGCCGCGATCGGCGCGCAGGTGGAAACCGGCACCGTGTTCATGAACCGCTGCGACTATCTCGACCCCGCGCTGACCTGGACGGGCGTCAAGGACACCGGGCGCGGCACCTCGCTGTCGCATCTGGGGTTCCAGTCGGTCACGCGCGCCAAATCCTACCATCTGAAGAAGGTGACGAAATGA
- a CDS encoding FAD-binding oxidoreductase: MPLPPAARALQTTEVAVIGAGVIGLTVALTLAREGRTVALIDPEPPGSGASHGNAGTIADYAVSPVGTPDVLRDLPRLLFDRDSPLAIHRPSLLPLVPWLLRFARASLPGPARRGAQALAALLADATPMWRDLAAGIGAAGLLRDTGCLYLYATEAEGRAAEPGLAARRALGVAVDRLTPDALAGLEPGLPPMAGGAAYFPGAVSLSDPGAMMAGLAAACRAAGVEQVVARVEHLERNATGVVLKGPGFIRTARRVVLAAGARSRALARMAGSRVPLDAERGYHLEWDMPAPRLGRPACPVARGFYLCPMSGRLRAAGTVELGGIGAPLSPHRLARLEAGVRALFPDLGPPDRTWMGLRPSIPDSLPVIGPAGGGADVILAFGHGHIGLTLAPATARAVAAMIAGRDPGPAVEACRPARF; encoded by the coding sequence ATGCCGCTTCCGCCCGCAGCCCGTGCGCTCCAGACGACCGAGGTCGCCGTGATCGGCGCGGGCGTGATCGGCCTGACCGTCGCGCTGACCCTGGCGCGCGAAGGCCGCACCGTCGCGCTGATTGATCCCGAACCGCCCGGCTCGGGCGCCAGCCACGGCAACGCGGGCACCATCGCCGACTACGCCGTCAGCCCGGTCGGCACGCCGGATGTCCTGCGCGACCTGCCGCGCCTGCTGTTCGACCGCGACTCGCCCCTGGCGATCCATCGGCCCAGCCTTCTGCCGCTTGTCCCCTGGCTGCTGCGCTTTGCCCGGGCGTCGCTGCCCGGCCCGGCGCGGCGGGGGGCGCAAGCCCTGGCCGCCCTCCTGGCCGATGCGACCCCGATGTGGCGCGACCTGGCGGCGGGCATCGGTGCCGCTGGCCTGCTGCGCGACACCGGATGCCTGTATCTCTACGCCACCGAGGCCGAGGGTCGCGCCGCCGAACCCGGACTGGCCGCGCGGCGCGCCCTTGGCGTGGCGGTCGACCGGCTGACGCCCGATGCCCTGGCAGGGCTCGAACCCGGGCTGCCGCCGATGGCGGGGGGTGCTGCGTACTTTCCCGGCGCCGTGTCGCTGTCCGATCCCGGGGCCATGATGGCCGGGCTCGCGGCGGCCTGCCGTGCCGCCGGGGTCGAACAGGTCGTCGCCCGTGTCGAACATCTGGAACGCAACGCCACCGGCGTCGTGCTGAAGGGCCCGGGCTTCATCCGCACCGCCCGCCGCGTCGTCCTGGCGGCGGGGGCGCGGTCGCGCGCCCTGGCCCGGATGGCCGGTTCGCGCGTGCCGCTCGATGCCGAGCGCGGCTATCATCTCGAATGGGACATGCCCGCGCCGCGCCTCGGCCGCCCGGCCTGTCCGGTGGCGCGCGGGTTCTACCTCTGCCCAATGTCCGGGCGGCTGCGCGCCGCCGGGACGGTTGAACTCGGCGGCATCGGCGCGCCCCTCTCGCCGCACCGGCTGGCCCGGCTCGAAGCCGGGGTGCGCGCGCTGTTCCCCGATCTCGGCCCGCCCGACCGCACATGGATGGGCCTGCGCCCCTCGATCCCCGACAGCCTGCCGGTGATCGGGCCGGCGGGCGGCGGGGCCGATGTGATCCTCGCCTTCGGCCATGGCCACATCGGGCTGACGCTGGCCCCGGCAACGGCCCGTGCGGTGGCCGCGATGATCGCCGGCCGCGACCCCGGCCCGGCAGTGGAAGCCTGCCGCCCCGCGCGATTCTGA
- a CDS encoding alpha/beta hydrolase gives MPFRSEADRAYANGAFIPGAEAYPLRWAVAAQEFRHGLGARARLGLAYGPGERQRFDLFLPPGDPRGLLVFVHGGYWLAFGRETWSHLAAGAVARGWACAMPSYTLAPEARISAMTQEVAGAVRAASGLVPGPVVVTGHSAGGQLSARMGCAGIDLPRVARVVPVSPLADLAPLMATEMNDRLHIDAAEAAAESPAGLPLRAGVQAHVWVGGQERPAFLWQARLLSEAWDCPWTVDPGRHHFDVIDGLADPEGGLTRACLDGF, from the coding sequence ATGCCGTTCCGATCCGAAGCCGACCGCGCCTATGCGAACGGCGCATTCATCCCCGGGGCCGAGGCCTATCCGCTTCGCTGGGCGGTCGCCGCGCAGGAATTCCGCCATGGCCTGGGCGCCCGCGCCCGGCTGGGGCTGGCCTATGGCCCGGGCGAGCGGCAGCGGTTCGACCTGTTCCTGCCACCCGGAGACCCGCGCGGCCTGCTGGTGTTCGTGCATGGCGGATACTGGCTGGCGTTCGGCCGCGAGACCTGGTCGCACCTGGCGGCGGGGGCGGTGGCGCGGGGCTGGGCCTGTGCCATGCCGTCCTACACGCTGGCACCCGAGGCGCGGATTTCCGCGATGACACAAGAGGTTGCGGGGGCGGTGCGGGCGGCTTCGGGGCTGGTTCCGGGGCCTGTGGTGGTGACGGGGCATTCGGCGGGCGGGCAGCTGTCGGCCCGGATGGGCTGCGCCGGGATCGACCTGCCGCGGGTGGCGCGGGTGGTGCCGGTTTCGCCGCTGGCCGATCTCGCGCCGCTGATGGCGACCGAGATGAACGACCGGTTGCACATCGATGCGGCCGAGGCGGCGGCGGAAAGCCCCGCCGGGCTGCCCCTGCGCGCAGGGGTGCAGGCGCATGTCTGGGTCGGCGGGCAGGAACGCCCCGCCTTCCTGTGGCAGGCGCGGTTGCTGTCGGAAGCCTGGGACTGCCCCTGGACGGTCGATCCGGGGCGGCATCATTTCGACGTGATCGACGGGCTTGCCGACCCCGAGGGGGGCCTGACGCGGGCCTGTCTGGACGGGTTCTGA